GCGTATGCCGCCCCGAATACCGCACCGCTCTATGGCGACTCGTCGCAGGACGGCGGCCACGAAATCCGCTTCTCGGTCGAGGTGACGCGGATCCCCACCCTCCACGGGCTGTACAGCGTGGACATTCGTCGGATCAAGGGCAATGTCTGGTCCTACAAGTTCCTCTATAATGCGCTCTTGGAGCGGATCGAACTCGGGGGTAGCGTGCCTGTGCGCCGCTAAGCGCCGATACTGCATCACGTGTTAGATGTAGGGCGGCCCGAGGAACCGCCGTGCTTCTTCCGTCACGGCCTGGGTCAGAGAAGAGACGTACCTGGACCACCAACAATAAGATACCTCCGCCGGGTGCGAGCCGCAGAACCTTTTTGTAAGCCCATAGAAACGTACCTTGGGTGCAAAACCTTTGTACAAGGCAGCCGGCCCCTCTTCGCGGAGGATGAGCAGCATCCCCGAAAAGGTGCCTCGGTACTtgggcgcgacgcccggcACGCGGTCTGCGTTTTGGATGCGGGTCTTGATCACGTCCGCCGGCGTGTTGAGCACGGTGCCGATAAAGCCGCCAGTCGTGCCCGAGATGAGGCTGttgcgcatcgcctcgctgcggtTCTCCGCTTTCGGGAGCATCTGCTGAATTTTAAAGATGGATGCAAAGTAGCCGCCGTTCCACAAAACGTGGCGGATCATTGTGCTGCCGATACCATTATAGAGGCCGGACCAGCCGCTCTGCTTGACAATCGCACGCACCACGTCCGCAGGGCCGTGGTACAGATGCGCCTGACTCTTGTCCTGCAGCCGGATTTTCACGAGCTCAAACGGCACGACAAtcagcgactcggtcgCACCCGCAAA
This is a stretch of genomic DNA from Malassezia japonica chromosome 3, complete sequence. It encodes these proteins:
- a CDS encoding uncharacterized protein (EggNog:ENOG503NUWJ; COG:C); this encodes MTPDVKHVVKTRLQLQRKAAGPSHYRGITDTLLQIVRNEGPSRLYRGIAPLLLLEAPKRAIKFGANDFWGKTFRDFFQTKEKTQSLSLLTGCFAGATESLIVVPFELVKIRLQDKSQAHLYHGPADVVRAIVKQSGWSGLYNGIGSTMIRHVLWNGGYFASIFKIQQMLPKAENRSEAMRNSLISGTTGGFIGTVLNTPADVIKTRIQNADRVPGVAPKYRGTFSGMLLILREEGPAALYKGFAPKAVTEEARRFLGPPYI